The Streptomyces sp. A2-16 sequence CCACCACACGTCCCGGCTGTCGTTCCAGGCGACCTCCTGGCCGGTACGGCGGACCACGAGCACATGCTCGACGTTGCCCGCCTTGTCGGCGGCCTCGTCGACGGCGGGCTTGAGCGCGGACGGCTTGCCGCGCCGGTAGCCGCCGTCGGAGGTGATGACGACCTTGGCGTCGGCGTCCTGGATGCGGGTCGCGAGCGCGTCGGCCGAGAAGCCGCCGAAGACCACGGAGTGCGCGGCGCCGATCCGGGCGCACGCGAGCATCGCGACAGCGGTCTCGGGGATCATCGGCATGTAGACGGCGACCCGGTCGCCCTTCCCGACCCCCAGTTCCAGCAGGGCGTTCGCGGCCTTGGAGACCTCGTCCTTGAGCTCGGCGTAGGTGATCGCGCGGCTGTCGCCGGGCTCGCCCTCGAAGTGGATGGCGACCCGGTCGCCGTTGCCCGCCTCGACATGCCGGTCGACGCAGTTGTACGCCACATTGAGCTCGCCGTCCTGGAACCACTTGGCGAACGGCGGGTTCGACCAGTCCAGTGTCTCGGTCGGCTCCTTGGCCCAGCTCAGCCGGCGGGCCTGTGCGGCCCAGAAACCCAGCCGGTCAGCCTTGGCCTGCTCATACGCCTCCGCCGTGACGTTGGCGTTCGCGGCCAGGTCGGCGGGGGGTGCGAACCTGCGCTCTTCCTTGAGCAGGTTGGCCAGGCTTTCGTTGCTCACGGCATCTGCCTTTCCCAGGGTGTCCGTTGTGTCCCAAGCCACAGCTCATCAGACCGGGGGTGCGATGACAAGGGTCGACCGGAAATTGGTTTAGACCTGTGGACCCGTCGAGTCCGGCGGCCGGCTCATCCGTACCCACGGACGCCGACCAGGCGAAGTTCAGGGCCTGTAACGCCTTTCACACTCCCGCCCAAGTACGGGTGAAGCGCCATCGACGCATTTCGTGAAGGGAGCCCGAGTGGATGGGATACGGGGCGGGCCGCGGGCGGCGGCTCGCGATCCACAGCTCTTCGAAGAGTTCTACCGGCGCCATGTGGACGCGATGACGTCTTTCGTGGCCCGGCGTGTCGCGGACCCTCACACGGTCGCCGACCTCACGGCCGAGATCTTCCTGGCGGTCCTGGACTCCGCCCACACCTACCGCCCGTCCCGGGGCAGCGAACGGGCCTGGCTCTACGGCATCGCGCGCCACACGGTCGCCGGGGAACGCCGTCGGATCGCCCGCGAGACCGACCGCGCCCGGCGCATCTCGGGCCGCCGGCTGCTGGAACCCGACGACATCGCACGCCTGGAGGACAAGCTCGACGCACAGAGCCCGGGCCGCCGCGCCCTGGCCGCTCTGGAACGGCTCCCCGCGGGGGAGAGAGCCGTCCTGGAACTCGTCGCCGTCGACGAACTGACCGTCGCGGAGGCCGCGGCGGCCCTGGGAATCAGCCAGGTGGCGGCCCGCGTACGGCTGCACAGGGCGCGCAAGTCCCTGCGGGAGCAGGCGGAATCATCGGGCGGGGAGCCGTACGGCACCTCCCTGCCGTACGTCACGGAAGGGACCGGGGGAGCGGCATGACGACTGGGACGACGTTCGAGGACCGACTGCTGGCGGAGCTGCGGGGGGAGATCGAGCGGCGGGAGACCGGGCCGGTGCCCGCTGCGCGGCGCGCTCTGCTCACCGGTCGCCGACTCGCCCTGGCCGCGGGGGTCTGCGCGGCGGCCGGGCTCGCGGTGATGCTGTCGCCGGGCACGCCGGCCCAGTCTCCGGCGTATGCCGTGGAGCGCCACCACGACGGCACCGTCACCCTCACGGTCAAGGACCAGGACATCGACGTGGAGGCGCAGCGTGCGCTGGCGAGGCGGCTGCGCCCGAACGGGATCGCGGTGGAGGTGCAGATCCTCCGGCCCGGCTATGTCTGCGAGGGCGACCTGGTGATCTGGGCGGTCACCCAGCAGGGCGAGAGGGTCCCCCTCACCGCCCTGAAGCTGAACAAGCCGACCACTCTGCACCCGGGCAATGTGCTGGTCTTCGTGAACACCAACGACGGCGAACTGCCGCACAGGGTCGACGTCTACCCGACCGAGGCGGACGTCGAGCCCTGTGTCCCGGTGAAGCCGACGCCGAGCGGGCCGTAGCGAGCGGTGTTCGGCCCCTTCAGGAGGGGGCCGAACACCCCGTGAGGGTCACGCCGGCAGGTCCGCCGCCGCCTCCACGTGCTCGAACAGCCCGTCCCCGTCCGCCCCGGTGAGCAGGTACGCCTGGGCCTCGCCCACATGGAAGTACATCCCCTGCAGTTCCAGCGCCCCCTCCCGCAGGGCCCGGGAGACCGATTCATGGGCGCGCAGATGCTCCAACTGCTGCACCACGTTGGTCAGGCAGAGCTGCTCCACGGCGTCGGCGGGCGCCCGCCCGGCGAGTCCGGCCCAGGGCCGACCGGCGTCGGCCATCCGCTCCAGGCTGGGCAGGCCGTGCCGCAGCCACCGCTTCAGCGGGGTGCGGGCGCCGCCCGGCTCGGAGTTGAGCAGAGCCTGCATGGCCCCGCAGCCGGAGTGCCCGCACACCGTGATGGAGCGCACCTTCAGCACGTCCACCGCGTACTCGATCGCGGCCGCCACCGAGTCGTCCCCGCTCTCCTCGCCGGGCGGCGGGACGAGGTTGCCCACATTGCGCACCACGAAGAGGTCGCCCGGACCGCTGGAGGTGATCATCGAGGTGACCAGCCGGGAGTCGGCGCAGGTGAGGAAGAGCTGGTCCGGCTGCTGGCCCTCACGTGCCAGCCGAGCCAGCTCACCGCGCACGATCGGGGCGGTGTTGCGCTGGAACGCGCTGATGCCACGCGCCAGTTCGTGCCCGCTCGAGCCCGGGGTGGCGAGGGTGCCGCCCGGTGCGCCCGGCTCGCCGGGCACTGGGGTGTCGGCGGCCTCCTGGCCGGTGAGCGGGCGCTCGCACTGGTGGTTGCGCCAGGCCGTCCAGGGGCGGCAGCGGCAGTCGGCCGCGTCGGACGGCTCGGCGATGCGCGTCCCCGGTCTGCGCCCGGTCAGCTCGACGGAACCGCCCTGCGCGGTGTGCGTCTTCTGCCAGTGCTGCAACGACTCGAACGCCGCGTGGTCCATGAACGACCCGTCCAGCTCCACGACGACGGCCGCCCCCTGGGGGACCAGATGCAGGGCCCGGCTGAGGCGGGGCACCGCGAGGAACGTCAACTGCCCACGGACGTGTACGTGATGGATCCCTTCCCTCTCGTCGTGCGTGATGCGGGTGCGGGTGAGGCGGTGCAGGGCGACCCCGACGGCGACGGCGATGCCCAGCGTCACCCCCTCCAGGACGCCGAACACGACGACGCCGAGGGTGGTGACGGCGTAGACCAGCACCTCTCGGTGACGGGTCACCGTGCGGATGTGGTGCAGGGAGACCATCTGGATGCCGACGGCCATCACCAGGGCGGCCAGCGAGGCGAGCGGGATGAACTCGAGGAGGGGGACCATCAGCAGCGCGGCGATCACTACGAGGACGCCGTGCAGCATCGTGGAGTTCCGGCTGACGGCACCCGCCTGGACATTCGCCGAACTCCGCACCGCCACACCGGCGACGGGCAGTCCGCCGAGGGAGCCGGAGACGATGTTGGCGGCGCCCTGCCCGAGCAGTTCGCGGTCCAGGTCGGAGCGGCCGACCCGGGTGTCGTGACCCGGCCCGGAGCTCGCGGCGATCAGGTCGGGGCGGCCCGACGCCAGCTTGTCCACGGCGACCGCGCCGAGCAGCGACTGCACGCTGCACACCAGCGTGGTGGTGAGCACGGCGGCGGCGAGGCCCAGCACGGGACCCTCGGGCAGCCCGGCCAGCGCGTGGCTGCTCCAGGACGGCAGATCGACCCTGGGCACGGTGAGTCCGGCGAGGCAGGCGGCAGCAGTGGCACCGGCGACGGCCACCAGCGCGGCCGGGATCCTGCGCAGGAACTGCCCTGCGCGGCCGGGGACACGCGGCCAGAGGAAGAGCAGCGCCAGGGTCAGCACGCTCACCGAGACAGCGGCGGGCTGAAGGTGCGCCAACTGGGCGGGCAGCGCACGGAGGTTGTCCAGGACGGAGCTCTGGGGGGTGCCGCCGAGGACGATGTGCAGCTGGGCGACCGCGATGGTGACGCCGATGCCGGCGAGCATGCCGTGCACGATCGCGGGGCTGACGGCGAGTGCGGTGCGGGCCACGCGCAGGCAGCCGAGGCCGAGTTGGACCACTCCGGCCAGGACGGTGATGGCGCAGGTGGTCCGCCAGCCGTAGCGGTGGATCAGGTCGGCGGTGACCACGGTGAGTCCGGCGGCGGGTCCGCTGACCTGGAGCGGCGAGCCGCCGAGCCGGCCGGCGACGATTCCTCCGACGGCGGCAGCCACGAGGCCGGCCTGGAGGGGAGCTCCGGTGGCGAGGGCGATGCCCAGGGACAGGGGCAGGGCGATCAGGAAGACCGCGATCGAGGCCGACACGTCGGCGCCCGCGATACGGAAACGGCGGGGCGGGGACGGGGACGGCGGGGGGCTGTGGGGTGGGTGGGCGCGCCTCGTGTGGTGCGAGTCGCTCGGGTCGGTGGCGCGGGTGGGAACACAGGCTGACATTTTTCCCGTCTCCTCCGGGGCAGCGCGGTCGCGGAACAGGTGGTCCCCGTCGGTGACGGGGGTCGGGTCGCGGCCGTGGGTCACGGCGTGCAGCGGCGGGATGAATCAACTCTCGGTAAATGGATCGTAATGCAGAGTAAAGGCCAGGCATAGACTTACCGGGCAAATGGGTTAAAGGCTCACCTGAATGGGTGAAGTGGCAATTTCATCGGCTTGTCGTACTAATTCCTTCTCGGGCTCATGCGAACTTGGCGGCGCTGTCGTTGCCCCGAGAGAAGGAAGAAGGTGGGCGGAACATGGCCGCCACCCACAGGATTGCCGCGGGAGCCGTGGTCGCCGCGCTCTGCGCCGCCTCGCTCGCCGGTTGCGCGACCGGCACCGACGTCACCGAGGGAGGAGCTGCGGGCCCGCAGAAGGGAAAGCCCGCCCAGGCCCCGCCCAAGCGGGTGTTCCGTCTGATCGGCGACGGCTCCACCGCGTACACCGGAGCCCAGCCGCACCTGCCCAGAGCCGAACGTCTCAAGCCCGGCGAGAAGCCGCCGCAGTTCGTGGTGTTCTCCTGGGACGGCGCGGGCGAGGACAGCCAGAAGCTGTTCTCCCACTTCCGTGAGGTCGCCAAGGCCAATCACGCGACGATGACGTACTTCCTGAGCGGCGTGTACATGCTGCCGGAGGACAAGCGCGCCGAGTACAAGCCCCCGCAGCACTCCCCGGGCCGTTCCGACATCGGCTTCAACGACGAGCAGGGCATCGCCGACACCGTCAAGCAGCTGCGCCTCGCGTGGCTGGAGGGCAACGAGATCGGCACCCACTTCAACGGCCACTTCTGCGGCAGCTCCGGCGGGGTCGGCCAGTGGTCCGTCTCGGAGTGGAAGGACGAGATCGCCCAGGCCAAGAAGTTCGTCAAGTCCTGGAAGACCAACACCGGGATGTCGAAGGCCTCCCCGCTGCCCTTCGACTACGACAAGGAGCTCATCGGCGCCCGCACCCCCTGCCTCGAGGGGCAGAAGAACTTCATGGAGGCCGCCCGCGAGCTGGGCTTCCGCTACGACACCAGCGGGGTCAACGACCAGCTGTGGCCGAGGAAGAAGCGGGGCCTGTGGGACCTGTCGATGCAGCTCGTGCCGTTCCCCGGGCACTCCTACGAGCAGCTCACCATGGACTACAACTTCATGGTCAACCAGTCCGGCACCGCCACCCAGGGCGACCCGAGCAAGCACGCGTTCTGGGGCGACCAGATGCGCGAAGGACTGCTCAAGGGCTTCCACCGGGCCTACGACGGCAACCGCGCGCCGCTGATCATCGGCAACCACTTCGAGTCCTGGAACGGCGGCACCTACATGCGGGCCGTCGAGGAGACCATCGAGCAGGTCTGCAACAAGCCCGACGTGCGCTGTGTCTCCTTCCGGCAGCTCTCCGACTGGCTGGACGCGCAGGACCCGGACACCCTGGAGAAGCTGCGCGCCCTCGGCGTCGGCGAGGCACCGAAGCAGGGCTGGCCGGCCTTCCTGTCCGGCCGACCCGCCCCGGCACCGAAGGGCGTACCGGGGGCGCCGGCGGCGAAGCAGCGGTAGGCGCCCAGCGGCCAGGCGACGGTAGCCGTCCGGCGGCCAGTCGGCGCCAGCCGACCGGAGGTTGTCCTCAGACGGCCGCCACCGCGCTCTCGCCGAGGACGAACGAGGGGTCGATCTGCGCCGCCAGGTCGGCCCCCGTGCGCTCGTTGCCCCAGGACTGGGCGTTCTTGAGGTGGAAGTGCACCATC is a genomic window containing:
- a CDS encoding RNA polymerase sigma factor: MDGIRGGPRAAARDPQLFEEFYRRHVDAMTSFVARRVADPHTVADLTAEIFLAVLDSAHTYRPSRGSERAWLYGIARHTVAGERRRIARETDRARRISGRRLLEPDDIARLEDKLDAQSPGRRALAALERLPAGERAVLELVAVDELTVAEAAAALGISQVAARVRLHRARKSLREQAESSGGEPYGTSLPYVTEGTGGAA
- a CDS encoding SulP family inorganic anion transporter, which codes for MSACVPTRATDPSDSHHTRRAHPPHSPPPSPSPPRRFRIAGADVSASIAVFLIALPLSLGIALATGAPLQAGLVAAAVGGIVAGRLGGSPLQVSGPAAGLTVVTADLIHRYGWRTTCAITVLAGVVQLGLGCLRVARTALAVSPAIVHGMLAGIGVTIAVAQLHIVLGGTPQSSVLDNLRALPAQLAHLQPAAVSVSVLTLALLFLWPRVPGRAGQFLRRIPAALVAVAGATAAACLAGLTVPRVDLPSWSSHALAGLPEGPVLGLAAAVLTTTLVCSVQSLLGAVAVDKLASGRPDLIAASSGPGHDTRVGRSDLDRELLGQGAANIVSGSLGGLPVAGVAVRSSANVQAGAVSRNSTMLHGVLVVIAALLMVPLLEFIPLASLAALVMAVGIQMVSLHHIRTVTRHREVLVYAVTTLGVVVFGVLEGVTLGIAVAVGVALHRLTRTRITHDEREGIHHVHVRGQLTFLAVPRLSRALHLVPQGAAVVVELDGSFMDHAAFESLQHWQKTHTAQGGSVELTGRRPGTRIAEPSDAADCRCRPWTAWRNHQCERPLTGQEAADTPVPGEPGAPGGTLATPGSSGHELARGISAFQRNTAPIVRGELARLAREGQQPDQLFLTCADSRLVTSMITSSGPGDLFVVRNVGNLVPPPGEESGDDSVAAAIEYAVDVLKVRSITVCGHSGCGAMQALLNSEPGGARTPLKRWLRHGLPSLERMADAGRPWAGLAGRAPADAVEQLCLTNVVQQLEHLRAHESVSRALREGALELQGMYFHVGEAQAYLLTGADGDGLFEHVEAAADLPA